In the genome of Harpia harpyja isolate bHarHar1 chromosome 8, bHarHar1 primary haplotype, whole genome shotgun sequence, the window gagaagaaaatctctGGTTTAAGGAGACACAGATGCTCTCCTAGAAAATGTGATTCTACAGCTGGGTCTGCCAGGGGTTTTGTGCAGGAAGCATGCAACTGCACGTGAAACATCAGAACCTGAGCATCTCCATGcttagtgtgtgtatatatatatatttatataaaatattatatttaattctatttcttttcatctttctatATTTTAATTCTACATCTGCCACATAGAAGTAATAGTATCTTTTAACCTCAAGTACACCTCTAGTACTGCAAAGATAAATTCATTATTGGTTGTGAACCCCCTCAGATACTAAGACAgtaaatatattgaaaaatcCTGTAAGGAAACTAGTAACTCTGTATTCACCTCAGGATTTAAGTGTTATGATAAAAATGAGATAAACACCATATACTGGGTAACAAGGATTAAAAGAAATAGAGAGTATGTCCTGTCTGCATTATACACTTCACCGAAAGTATTCAcattccttgaaaatatttttctgttgtaacattatatatatataactttaaCATTCTTGGCTCCAGCATTTGGATGCAAActttcctgagattttttttaagagctccCTATCATGTCTTAGAAAGACTGTTTTATGTTCATTTGCAGTCTCATCTCAGAGGCACTCTTTAAGGTAATTATCTGGGGTTTCTGGTGGCCCTTTTTGATGGTTCTTTAAAATGGGAGGCATCCCTTGATTCTGTGCGAAGAGCTCAGACATGACGTATAACCTTAGTATGTCATATGATCAGTCACATATAGCAAATACCAAATAGGAAGACAGTTGTATTGTTTTGGCTCATTGGCTGCAACTGAACCAAATATAtatttactgaaaagaaattgtaaTTGGTTTATAAACTGTAAGTTATTGTCACTGAACAGATCTGCTCCAGACACAGACATATCTGCAGTTAAAATAGCAGCTGTATATTTTTAAACCTTACTTGATTTGCTGTCATGACGgtctaaaaataaagatttacCAAAGTGGACAGACTGTGGACTGGATTTGCATCCTTTCTTTCCACAGTAGCTTGAACATGATTCAAGTAAGtatttctggtttgattttttttttgtaactcagCTCTTAGGAAATTTTGCAAGTTGCAGGGAAACAAGAAGTGTACAGGTTTAGAGAAATATTTCATCACCCAACGTATCTGTGTGTCACCTGCCTCTGGGTGTTAGGTATCAAACTTACTGAGGCAAGAATTTGTAAACTTTCTGCTCAGGGTTTTGAAAGTTGTAGTTTGTGTCCTGACAATAATACCATCAACTAAACCACAGAGCTAACTAGATCATCAGTTAAAATACAGAGCTCCTGATTACCAGCATGTCAGAATAGAAGCAGCATTCAAATCCTGATAAATATCAGAAAAATTCTCTATCCCTTCTTCCTGTCCTCTAGCTTCACAGATTTGACAATGAGAAGAGAGGCATAGAAATAACTTGTCTGAAAAGAACAGCATATACAAGTTAGAGATGAAGTAAACTCAACTAAAAAATACCTGGATAATGAAGAAGACTGATTCTGAATCTGAAAGATTTGATAATGGTCACTTTTCATAAACAaagcatgtattttctttctctgcatgtGATTGGGATGGGGTTCAGTTTCAGCATACAGCAGTGTGATGCAGGGTCCTCTCCAGAAACTTCGCAACCAATACTTTCTGTGTTTTGGAGAACCATAAGGCCTGTGCCTCTGCCGTATTTTTATTTATCAATTATTTCTCTCCGAGAGTTACTTTTGCAGTGGAAAGTATTGTTCACACGTTCATGTTTTTATTGCAGTGTAATGTACCCAGCCTTCCTCTGACCTTATGCAAGTCATAGCCAGGACTATTTTTAGAGATTATATTTGCAGCAAAATGTTACAAGAATGAAAGCAGCAAGGATGCTGCCAATGTGAAATAAATCCATCTGTATCTCCTGCTTCTCTGAGCTGCATAAAAGTAGATGTAACCAAACAGCCTAAAGCAGGACAAATGCCACAACTAAACCACAGGTATTTAAGGGCTGCATGTGGCTGGGGCCACCCTGGCCAGAAGCCGGTGCTTCCCAAGACAAGTCAGGGAATGTTATAATGGGTAGTCACgaaatactgtttttctgcatTGCTGTCTCAAGCTCTTTCCATGCAAACAAAGGTGAAAGTACCTAAGCTTTATACTTCAGAGTGTAAGTTTGTCCCTGGGTAAAGGGACCACCAAGTTCCTTTACTCTGCAGGACCGAGGGGGAGTGGGGTTGATTCATTAGGAGGTGTAAACAGGTATTGGTCAGCGCTGGAAGTTGCAAAGGATGGAACAAAGATGCATTGAGCAATTAATGCACATCAAATTCAAACACCAGTGTGTGGTCTTTAGTGACTGCAGGAACCCACAAGCATTGCCTTTCCCAgacatctttctttctctggcgTTGTTGACTTCCATTGCCGGCGTGGGAAAGTGTGAGAGACGAGAAGTTAAGACACTACCTCAAGAAAGAGAGGGCAAGCCGCTTCACGTAGCGTCTCTTCCCCTTGAGCCTGAGCCTACTTCTTCTGCAGACCAGCTCTCCTCAGGGCTAGGTCACTTAAGCCTGGGGTTGCAAAAGCACTCACATCTAGGTAAATGACactactgtattttctttaaccttagcaaaaaaaacccaaagtctaAATTATTTTACTAACAATGTCTATTTTTTCCCAGAGCCAAATGAGAGCCTGTTGGGCCTATGGTAGTTCCTACTGCATAGAAAGTGTGGTGGGAAGACttgtcaaaactttttttctcattttcacagaaaaaagcaCGCCCTGCATCATGTTTGGAAACAGAACTTCAGTTGCTCCTTATCATTAGCTCTTTCCCTTCCACAAAGATTCGCGGTAGGCTGAACCAAGCTGGAATGCAGCCCCTACAGCAAGGAGCAGAAAGGCAGAAGTCGGGAGTTTTCTGCTTGCAGCAGCTCTTCTTTGGGCCAAGTTACTGATACCAGTTGAAGGTAGCCAGGGAAGTAGCTCTGAGTAGTGACTGAGCAGCCTCTAGTTCTCTAATCCAACAACCGTGTATGAGGGGAAAGGACCACAGGAGGTCCTACATGTTCCCCCTAAACAGCATCTCTTAGGGACATTGGTGAAGAAGACTGCTGGGTTGGGTGGACCACTGGTCTGACCCAGAATGTTATTTCTTACGTTCTTAGGTTTTTTACAAGAGAAGGCATGCCTCATGCTAATCACCACCTCCATTTACTTGCTGTCGgactctgtgcctctgttttcccatttttagGAAGGACTAACAGCTATTGCCGGGAATTATTGCAAGAGTAGAGATATTATGAGCAAGGGCAACTGAGAACTTTTGGAAGCAGGCCTCATAAGtgcattatttttacattaaactcATTTAATTGACTTACTGGGAAAGAATGAAAGACACAATAATGAAACCAAAGCCAGTGGTTCATTGTGACACAAAGCTAGTAATCTGGTAGCGATAACTTTTTATATAAGGATCTTCGTACATCATGTTCTTGtacttctgctttttgttgttggaCCTCAGGAAAATTCTATGTCCTTTTTATATCAAAGGTTTTtaaggggaggagaggaaaaaattacatatattttgAAACCACATTAATATGGAAGCGTGAGAACGGAAATGCAGTCTTTCTTAAGAAAACATATAATCTGTTCGTGTAATAAAGCTGGTTGAAATTTCTGAAACATTTGGTTTGGCAACCTCAACTTGTTCTTTTAATCCAGTCTGGCAGTTGCAAAACATTCAATTCATGGAGCTGCCTGGTGGCAGCTGAATTTATGGAACGGAGACTGGTGGTGTTCATTACTTGTTGCCTGGGacctctttctgtattttctggcCCTTTGTGGTGTCACTAACACCTTCACAAGCTGAATCTAAAAGATGATCAGCTCAGGTTCACCTATTCAGTTCCGGGCAGTGTTTGACACTGACCTGTCAGAAGTACATAGGGTGAACTGAAAAAGTAGAGCAGTGGTGACCGGTTTTTGTAGGATCATGCTCTAAGACAAAtcccaaaggaagaaaaatggattCTTTCTCAAAGAGACACCTTGTAAAAGGCATGCTCGGGCTGACTTCTCCCCTGCACcatcagaggaagggaaaagcccTGCTGAGGTTAGACCTTCGTCGCTCCCCTTCTGCCCTAACTGCACACCGTGGTGCTAAGCAGAGTAGGAGATAAACCATACCTGCCCTCCTCTCCTCGTTCCTACCTACTCGGCATTTACTGGTGACAGCTCGGGGAAGAAAGGTGAAAGGCAGTTtgtacaaaaaaaagtaaaagaaaatggatttaacTGCGTGAGTATAACCTTGCAACAAGCCTCCACTGCACTCTGGAGCTTGTCTCCAAAACGCAGACTGAGGCATCGCCTTATTCCAGGTTTTGACACCTGAAAGTAAATGCAGTAAATAACCTGCCTGAAGGAAAGTCCCCCACAGTCTCTGTTCCACAACACGCAGGCATCATCTAGGAGTGTAAGGGTAAATCAGAAAAGCAGACTAAAGAAGGCCAGGCAAATTAGCTTTTACCCAGGCTGTTTTCCACGCTGGGAACTGGGGTCATGAAGATAACCCTCACTCTCAGCCTTGCTGGTGTAGAGCAAAGGGAGGTTCATTTGCGCAACATTCATGTCTTTATGTGGGGGGATGACGAGGCACGTAGGCCAAATGACCAGCTCATTTTtccagggaggaaaaagaaacatcatcTTTCCTACTCAAAAAGCATTGAGGAAGTGGGAAGCTCCTTCACTGTGCCTCTGGCAGTCTTGATTTCAGCAGCTTGGTATAGACAGACCCAGTGTAAATATTGGGACAGAAAACAGCTCGCTCCCAAACCCTGGCTGCCTCTGCTGGGCTAACGAGTAAGGACCTCATCTGTATCCGTGCTGCTATCCGACCGCGCCGTACCGTGGGGATCAGTGCTGATACATGACTACATGGAGCTGCCAGTCATTTGCCCACAGCCTTATTCCCGCTAGAAGTGCATGTGAGCGTCTAACACATAGAAACCAAGCACGGGCACGGAGGGTCGGTGGCCGTCCTTGCTCCTTCGAGCAATAACTCTTGTCTTCTTGTCTTTGCTACACACAGCGCCGGGCTCAGAAAGCTTCCCCTGGGCAGCACAGGCACTGCGAGAGATGTTTCAACCGGCACTGCCGCGCACCAACTGAGCCCTCCATCTCCTGCATGGTGATCAGCTGCCGCCTTCACTGCGGGGCCACCTTCCACATGTGCAAGGAGGAGGAGCACCAGTTGCTCTGTCCCTTAGAGCAGGTCTCCTGCCTCAACTCAGCTTATGGCTGCCCTTTTTCCATGGCCCGCTTTAAGCTGGCGAAGCACCTCCAGGTCTGTCCAGCCAGCGTTGTCTGCTGCTCGATGGAGTGGAATCGTTGGCCAAACGTGGATTCGGACACAACCCTCCACAAGAACATTATGAAGGAGACCTTGAACGAAGAGTGTCTGGACACAGCCTTGGCTCTCAGAGACCAGAAGATCCTTTTCAGGGCTTTGAAAATAGCTGAATTGTTTCCAGAGTGGAGGAAAAAGGATGAAGTGGAAGAGCTAATGGACGAAGCCATGGATGGGGAAGAAGGTGCTGTGGGAGGAGTAGCCTGTGGTTCCCAAGAGGGCGACGACCAGTTGTCCGAGCTTAGCCAATGTGAGCGTGAAGATTTGGCAAAGGACAAAGAGGGAATGGATCTAGGGAGTTACAAAACCTGGGAGAACATTTTCAGCAAAGAGCTCCTGGCTTGCAAGGTAACGGGCTCAGCAGCCAGCACAGGACAGAAGACAGAGGCTTCCAAGAAAAGAGCGTCAGCCCCTCATGCTGCCAGCTCCACAGAGAAGGCAAAGGAAGTACCTGACGGTGCAGAAGAGGCAAAGGACCAAAAGCCCGAACAAGTAACACCAAATAGAGAAATGACAGGACTGGCTCCCTGGCAAGAAGGGGTCCTGGAGAGGCTGAAGAAGGAAGTTGGTGTAGGTGATTACAACATGTATCTGGTACATCACGGGGGAATGCTCATCCGCTTTGGCCAGCTAGCTGCTTGCActcccaaagaaaaagattttgtctATGGGAACTTGGAAGCTCAGGAGGTGAAGACTGTCTACACCTTCAAAGTGCCAGTTAGTTACTGTGGCAAAAGAGCACGACTAGGAGATGCACTGGGCCACAAGATGCCAACTTCAGACAAGTCAGTGGATACCTCAGAATTGGGATTAAAACTAGAAGAACTACCTAAGGCAAATATAGTTAAAGCCACACTGCTGTGTGCACTGGAAAAAGAGCTGAAAGGCCATGAGATCTCCGAAGCGAGAGGTATCGATGGACTCTTTATGGATTTTGCAACACAGACATACAGCTTTCCTCTGGAGCCCTTCTC includes:
- the FBXO40 gene encoding F-box only protein 40, encoding MIKRRAQKASPGQHRHCERCFNRHCRAPTEPSISCMVISCRLHCGATFHMCKEEEHQLLCPLEQVSCLNSAYGCPFSMARFKLAKHLQVCPASVVCCSMEWNRWPNVDSDTTLHKNIMKETLNEECLDTALALRDQKILFRALKIAELFPEWRKKDEVEELMDEAMDGEEGAVGGVACGSQEGDDQLSELSQCEREDLAKDKEGMDLGSYKTWENIFSKELLACKVTGSAASTGQKTEASKKRASAPHAASSTEKAKEVPDGAEEAKDQKPEQVTPNREMTGLAPWQEGVLERLKKEVGVGDYNMYLVHHGGMLIRFGQLAACTPKEKDFVYGNLEAQEVKTVYTFKVPVSYCGKRARLGDALGHKMPTSDKSVDTSELGLKLEELPKANIVKATLLCALEKELKGHEISEARGIDGLFMDFATQTYSFPLEPFSSSAVLADILDEKSPPELHMELYTECVTRRHNKSSSAFTFTCSHFFRRDEFPSHFKNVHADIQSCLDGWFQRRCPLAYLGCTFVQNPFRPDGLKAKVIYSKPLKTFAIKPEVDTLLAESGKCNSTVANQGRNKDLLSSLPLEVLKYIAGFLDSFSLSQLSQVSVLMRDICATLLQEKGMVLLVWEKRRYSYGGTSWKARKKIWQFSSLFSRVHKWQRNDVACMSEHLKNCPFYQVEHKTDPVLLTGMSESREQTQKTLVSTFKRRV